From the genome of Proteus vulgaris, one region includes:
- a CDS encoding iron-containing alcohol dehydrogenase, whose translation MQLDFTYYNPTTIHFGKNSLAKLNDELSHYGETIMLMYGRNAIKSNGLYDEVMAILKHAGKKVVELSGVMPNPTYAKMMEGAQLVREHNVSLILAVGGGSVIDCAKGISVSAYCENEDPFQKYWIEYQEIENKIIPVASILTMVGTGSEMNGGSVITHEETKYKIGRVFPANVFPKFSILNPEYTFTVSQYQMVSGVYDTMSHLMEQYFSDQGANTTDYLIESLLKSSIDNLRIALKNPTDYEARSNLMWNATLALNTLTGLSKTQDWQVHMIEHQLGAYTDCAHGMGLAAISLPYYRLIYKFGIEKFVRFATQVWGVSTEGKNQDQIALEGIDALERFTKECGIVTSLEALGATKEMLPSIAQSTTIIGKGYKKLTTKDVLTILEDCF comes from the coding sequence ATGCAACTCGATTTCACTTACTACAATCCGACAACCATTCATTTTGGTAAGAACTCTCTTGCTAAATTAAATGATGAATTATCACATTATGGCGAAACCATCATGCTGATGTATGGCCGTAATGCTATCAAATCTAATGGCCTTTATGACGAGGTCATGGCAATACTAAAACATGCAGGAAAAAAAGTAGTTGAGTTATCTGGCGTTATGCCTAATCCAACCTATGCAAAAATGATGGAAGGCGCTCAATTAGTACGTGAACATAATGTCAGCTTGATTTTAGCTGTGGGTGGAGGTTCCGTTATTGATTGTGCCAAAGGCATCTCTGTTTCTGCTTATTGTGAAAATGAAGATCCTTTTCAAAAGTATTGGATTGAATATCAAGAAATTGAAAATAAAATTATTCCTGTCGCGTCAATTCTTACCATGGTAGGAACAGGCTCTGAAATGAATGGCGGTTCAGTCATTACGCATGAAGAAACAAAATATAAGATTGGCCGTGTTTTTCCAGCCAATGTATTTCCTAAATTTTCAATTTTAAATCCAGAATATACCTTTACAGTTTCTCAGTATCAGATGGTGAGTGGCGTATATGACACAATGTCCCATCTGATGGAACAATACTTTTCAGATCAAGGCGCAAATACAACCGATTATTTAATTGAAAGTTTATTAAAATCTTCTATTGATAATTTGCGTATCGCACTTAAAAACCCAACTGATTATGAAGCAAGAAGTAATCTGATGTGGAATGCAACTCTGGCATTAAACACTTTGACAGGGCTTTCAAAAACACAAGATTGGCAAGTTCATATGATTGAACATCAATTAGGCGCTTATACCGATTGTGCTCATGGAATGGGGCTTGCTGCAATTTCTCTGCCTTATTATCGTCTTATCTATAAATTCGGCATTGAAAAGTTTGTACGCTTTGCTACTCAAGTATGGGGAGTTTCTACTGAAGGTAAAAATCAAGATCAAATTGCACTTGAAGGTATTGATGCACTTGAACGCTTCACAAAAGAGTGCGGTATAGTAACTTCATTAGAAGCACTAGGTGCGACAAAAGAAATGCTACCAAGTATTGCTCAATCCACAACAATTATTGGTAAAGGTTATAAAAAGTTAACAACTAAAGATGTGCTTACTATCTTAGAGGACTGTTTTTAA
- a CDS encoding class I SAM-dependent methyltransferase, producing the protein METQTTTQSISQEQSKAGHTFLASLGKTRLRPGGVEASDWLINNGHFTTSSYVLEIACNMATTSIEIAQKYGCHIIAIDMDEKALANAQHNVENAQLSHLIQLTKANALSLPFPDNSFDIVLNEAMLTMYADKAKAKLVKEYYRVLKPGGLLLTHDIMKKNNDVDKDNLIGVVKSNVAPMFKQEWHDLFANIGFSEVKMKSGNMSLMSPTGLIRDEGLLRTAKIIKNGLKNKQNRERFLSMFRFFRENRHNLNYIACCSKK; encoded by the coding sequence ATGGAAACTCAAACAACAACACAATCTATATCTCAAGAACAATCAAAGGCAGGGCATACTTTTTTAGCTAGTTTAGGAAAAACACGCTTAAGACCGGGTGGTGTGGAGGCATCTGATTGGTTAATTAATAACGGGCATTTTACAACCTCAAGTTATGTTTTAGAGATTGCTTGTAATATGGCGACAACGTCAATTGAAATAGCACAAAAATATGGTTGTCACATTATTGCGATTGATATGGATGAAAAGGCATTAGCTAATGCACAACATAATGTTGAAAATGCGCAGTTATCACATTTGATTCAGCTAACAAAAGCCAATGCCTTATCTCTGCCTTTTCCCGACAATAGCTTTGATATTGTTTTAAATGAAGCGATGTTGACAATGTATGCGGATAAAGCCAAAGCTAAATTAGTAAAAGAATATTATCGTGTTTTAAAACCCGGTGGTTTGTTATTAACACATGATATTATGAAAAAAAATAATGATGTAGATAAAGATAATTTAATTGGGGTCGTAAAATCGAACGTGGCTCCTATGTTTAAGCAAGAGTGGCATGACTTGTTTGCTAATATTGGGTTTTCAGAAGTAAAAATGAAATCAGGCAATATGAGTCTAATGTCACCTACAGGTTTAATTCGTGATGAAGGTTTACTTAGAACCGCAAAAATAATTAAAAATGGGTTGAAAAACAAACAAAATAGAGAAAGGTTTCTATCCATGTTTCGTTTTTTTAGAGAAAACCGCCATAATTTAAATTATATTGCGTGTTGCTCTAAGAAATGA
- the copM gene encoding CopM family metallochaperone translates to MKKILPATIILMSAISFGAMANNTHMNMDTSHNSSPMQKELNESMNKMHADMAKGMNTDNADVAFADGMIAHHLGAIDMAKIELKYGTDPEMRKLAQAIIDAQGPEIEQMQKWLEKNKTNK, encoded by the coding sequence ATGAAAAAGATTTTACCTGCCACTATTATTTTAATGAGTGCTATTTCTTTTGGCGCAATGGCAAACAATACACATATGAATATGGATACATCACATAATAGCTCTCCAATGCAAAAAGAGCTCAATGAATCTATGAATAAAATGCATGCTGATATGGCAAAAGGAATGAACACAGATAATGCAGATGTTGCTTTTGCTGATGGTATGATTGCCCACCATTTAGGCGCTATCGATATGGCTAAAATTGAATTGAAATATGGTACAGATCCTGAAATGCGCAAGCTAGCTCAAGCCATTATTGATGCTCAAGGCCCTGAAATTGAACAAATGCAAAAATGGTTAGAAAAGAATAAAACTAATAAGTAA
- a CDS encoding AraC family transcriptional regulator, protein MNNRENMALLTQKLAMQIAKWTHNTHYFDSQIPGLALTHWTSPTSITSHTHKSGICLIAQGEKRVILGEESFIYDANHFLISSIDLPVMANIMKASEDKPFLGLVMELDLQEISQLIVDSELIFNLNSSAQKGIAIGELSEPLLNAFIRLLDLLNTPDSIKILAPGIKREIFYRLLLTEQGERLNQIVTAGSHSHQISKAVDWLKNNFVKPLNINELASYTGMSKSAFYTHFRTMTSMTPLQFQKKLRLNEARRLMLTENLGAITTTFRVGYESPSQFSREYSRLFGAPPATDIKMLKESTNV, encoded by the coding sequence ATGAATAATAGAGAAAACATGGCATTATTAACCCAAAAACTTGCCATGCAAATTGCAAAATGGACTCATAATACACATTATTTTGATAGCCAAATTCCAGGATTAGCATTAACGCACTGGACTTCCCCTACATCTATTACCAGTCATACACATAAGTCAGGTATATGCTTAATTGCTCAAGGTGAAAAAAGAGTGATTTTAGGGGAAGAAAGTTTTATTTATGATGCCAACCATTTTTTAATTTCTTCCATCGATCTTCCCGTTATGGCAAATATTATGAAAGCCAGTGAGGATAAACCTTTTTTAGGGCTTGTAATGGAATTAGATCTACAAGAAATATCTCAACTGATCGTCGATAGTGAATTAATATTTAATTTAAATTCAAGCGCTCAAAAAGGGATTGCAATTGGTGAATTATCAGAGCCTCTATTAAATGCATTTATTCGCTTACTCGATCTTCTTAATACCCCTGATAGTATTAAAATTCTTGCTCCAGGTATAAAACGTGAGATTTTTTATCGTTTGCTGCTAACAGAGCAAGGTGAGCGATTAAATCAAATCGTCACTGCGGGTAGTCATAGCCATCAAATATCAAAAGCCGTTGATTGGTTAAAAAATAATTTTGTAAAACCACTCAATATCAATGAATTAGCCTCATACACAGGAATGAGTAAATCTGCTTTTTATACTCATTTTCGGACAATGACATCAATGACACCACTCCAATTTCAGAAAAAACTTCGCCTCAACGAAGCTCGACGATTAATGTTAACTGAAAATTTAGGAGCAATAACAACAACATTTCGTGTTGGCTATGAAAGCCCTTCTCAATTCAGTCGTGAATATAGCCGATTATTTGGAGCACCTCCTGCAACTGATATTAAAATGCTCAAAGAATCTACTAATGTTTGA
- the pgsA gene encoding CDP-diacylglycerol--glycerol-3-phosphate 3-phosphatidyltransferase, whose protein sequence is MQLNIPTWLTLFRVALIPFFVLVFYLPFKDAPLVCAIIFMVAAATDWFDGFLARRLKQTTRFGAFLDPVADKVMVATALVLITEYYHEWWITLPAATMIAREIIISSLREWMAELGKRNSVAVSWIGKVKTTAQMGSLVVLLWRPTVEAEWFGFALLYIATVLTFWSMFQYLSAAWSDLREA, encoded by the coding sequence ATGCAACTAAATATCCCAACTTGGCTAACTCTATTTCGTGTCGCTTTAATCCCATTCTTTGTTTTGGTGTTCTATTTACCATTCAAAGATGCTCCATTAGTATGTGCTATTATTTTTATGGTAGCCGCTGCAACTGATTGGTTTGATGGGTTTTTAGCACGTAGATTGAAACAAACTACTCGCTTTGGGGCTTTTCTTGACCCAGTGGCAGATAAAGTAATGGTTGCAACAGCACTTGTTTTAATTACAGAGTATTATCATGAGTGGTGGATAACTTTACCAGCAGCAACCATGATCGCTCGTGAAATAATTATCTCTTCATTAAGAGAGTGGATGGCAGAATTAGGGAAACGCAACAGTGTTGCTGTTTCTTGGATTGGAAAAGTGAAGACAACCGCACAAATGGGATCGTTAGTTGTGTTATTATGGCGTCCTACGGTTGAAGCTGAATGGTTTGGATTTGCATTATTGTATATCGCAACCGTGTTGACTTTCTGGTCAATGTTTCAATATTTGAGCGCGGCATGGTCAGATTTGCGTGAAGCTTGA
- the uvrC gene encoding excinuclease ABC subunit UvrC, whose protein sequence is MEDKFDAKAFLSRVTDKPGVYRMYDATDTVIYVGKAKDLKKRLSSYFRVQVNSRKTEALVKCIANIDVTITHTETEALLLEHSYIQRYQPRYNVLLRDDKSYPYIYLSGDKHPRLASYRGAKHAKGEYFGPFPNSFAVRETLALMQKLFPIRQCEDSVYRNRSRPCLQYQIGRCLAPCVKGYVSDEEYAQQVNYVRLFLSGDDTQVIEGLVARMEEASQDLRFEEAARIRDQIQAVRQVTEKQFVANIGDDLDVISVAFNGAIACVHVLFFRQGKVLGSRSYFPKIPANTSLDEVVQTFIGQFYLQGSAIRTLPTEILLDFNLEDKAILSESISSIAGRKIQIQTKPRGDRARYLKLARTNAATALASKQVEQSTISQRYASLMSLLDMKEIKRMECFDISHTMGEQTVASCVVFDMNGPLKSEYRRYNISGITPGDDYAAMNQVLTRRYGKSLEENKVPDIIFIDGGKGQLAQAIEVFASLDVDWDKSHPKLIGVAKGSDRKAGLETLFFVPEGEGMALPSDSPALHLIQHIRDESHRHAITGHRQRRAKVKNTSSLESIEGVGPKRRQMLLKYMGGLQALRDASVEEIAKVPTISTALAEKIFNALKH, encoded by the coding sequence GTGGAAGACAAATTTGACGCCAAAGCATTCTTAAGCCGAGTCACTGATAAACCAGGTGTTTATCGAATGTACGACGCAACAGATACTGTAATTTATGTCGGTAAAGCCAAAGATCTGAAAAAAAGGCTTTCGAGTTATTTTCGTGTGCAAGTAAATAGCCGTAAAACCGAGGCATTGGTTAAGTGTATTGCAAATATTGATGTGACTATTACACATACAGAAACAGAAGCATTGTTGTTAGAGCATAGTTACATTCAGCGCTATCAACCTCGTTATAATGTGTTATTACGAGATGATAAATCTTATCCTTATATTTATTTAAGTGGAGATAAACACCCAAGACTTGCTAGCTACCGTGGTGCAAAGCATGCAAAAGGGGAATATTTTGGGCCTTTTCCTAACTCTTTTGCAGTAAGAGAAACCTTGGCATTGATGCAAAAATTATTTCCTATTCGTCAATGTGAAGACAGTGTGTATCGCAATCGTTCAAGGCCTTGTTTACAGTATCAAATTGGTCGCTGCCTGGCACCTTGTGTGAAAGGTTATGTTTCAGATGAAGAATACGCTCAACAAGTTAATTATGTACGGCTTTTTCTTTCTGGTGATGATACACAAGTGATTGAAGGCCTTGTGGCGCGAATGGAAGAAGCAAGCCAAGATTTACGCTTTGAAGAAGCCGCACGTATTCGTGATCAGATTCAAGCTGTAAGACAAGTGACGGAAAAACAATTTGTTGCCAATATTGGTGATGATCTTGATGTGATTAGTGTTGCTTTTAATGGCGCGATTGCTTGCGTGCATGTTCTCTTTTTCCGACAAGGTAAAGTGTTGGGAAGCCGAAGTTATTTTCCTAAAATTCCAGCAAATACTTCACTTGATGAGGTTGTTCAAACTTTTATTGGTCAATTTTATTTACAAGGAAGTGCTATTAGAACATTACCGACTGAAATTCTGCTCGATTTTAATTTGGAAGATAAAGCGATCCTTTCTGAATCTATCTCATCCATTGCAGGGCGAAAAATTCAAATTCAAACTAAACCTCGTGGTGATAGAGCGCGTTACTTGAAATTAGCTAGAACAAATGCAGCAACAGCATTGGCCTCAAAACAAGTCGAACAATCGACAATTTCACAACGCTATGCCTCATTGATGTCTCTTCTTGATATGAAAGAGATAAAACGAATGGAATGTTTTGATATTAGTCACACCATGGGGGAACAAACTGTGGCTTCATGTGTAGTATTTGATATGAATGGCCCATTAAAATCGGAATATAGACGTTATAATATTAGTGGTATTACTCCTGGTGATGATTATGCGGCGATGAATCAAGTACTCACTCGACGTTATGGTAAATCATTAGAAGAAAATAAAGTTCCTGATATTATCTTTATTGATGGTGGTAAAGGGCAATTAGCACAAGCAATAGAAGTATTTGCTTCTCTGGATGTTGATTGGGATAAGTCACACCCTAAATTAATTGGCGTTGCAAAAGGGAGTGATCGTAAAGCAGGGCTTGAAACCTTGTTTTTTGTCCCCGAAGGTGAAGGAATGGCATTACCTTCTGATTCACCTGCATTGCATTTGATTCAACATATACGTGATGAATCGCATCGCCATGCAATAACTGGGCATCGTCAACGTAGAGCGAAAGTGAAAAATACTAGCTCATTAGAGTCTATTGAAGGTGTGGGGCCTAAACGTCGTCAAATGTTATTGAAATATATGGGAGGGCTACAAGCTTTACGAGATGCAAGTGTAGAAGAAATTGCGAAAGTCCCCACAATTTCGACAGCATTAGCAGAAAAAATATTTAATGCGTTGAAACACTAA